One window of Sulfurospirillum sp. 1612 genomic DNA carries:
- a CDS encoding phosphate signaling complex PhoU family protein: MLENYKEILDKSKKRVLDLGHDVIQAYDLLLESFRDGDEIKADEARNILKNAHDRNSKIDNEIIKTLALFSPEARDLRVVIAHLKIASELTRISDYIRACAKNTKVQIIAEFFIEDIKEDTQAYMQSAAKSLQAAVASIVADSEEELEGLYRNVNVEESKCDDILSVLEQSVIQKVYLEPEKAEAFFAFLKSMRKFERISDRSLNIVKLSYFAIKGGKIKL; the protein is encoded by the coding sequence ATGTTAGAGAATTATAAAGAAATTTTAGATAAATCTAAAAAGAGGGTCCTTGATTTAGGTCATGATGTTATCCAAGCTTATGATTTGTTGCTGGAGAGTTTTCGTGATGGCGATGAAATCAAAGCAGATGAAGCACGTAATATACTCAAAAACGCTCATGATAGAAATAGTAAAATTGACAATGAAATTATCAAAACATTGGCACTTTTTTCTCCAGAAGCACGTGATTTGAGAGTGGTGATTGCACACTTGAAGATTGCCAGTGAACTAACACGGATTTCTGATTATATTCGAGCGTGTGCTAAAAATACCAAAGTGCAAATTATTGCAGAGTTTTTTATCGAAGATATCAAAGAAGATACCCAAGCTTATATGCAAAGTGCTGCAAAATCATTGCAGGCGGCAGTGGCATCTATCGTGGCAGATTCTGAAGAGGAGCTAGAGGGCTTGTATCGCAATGTTAATGTGGAAGAGAGCAAATGTGATGATATCCTCTCTGTTTTAGAACAATCGGTGATTCAAAAAGTCTATTTAGAGCCTGAAAAAGCAGAAGCATTTTTTGCCTTTTTGAAGAGTATGCGAAAGTTTGAGAGGATTTCTGATAGAAGCTTAAATATCGTCAAATTATCCTATTTTGCGATTAAGGGCGGAAAGATAAAACTATAA
- the pstB gene encoding phosphate ABC transporter ATP-binding protein PstB, with protein sequence MAKELIMNIKDFSFRYAGAEKASLMSINLPIHKNKVTALIGPSGCGKSTLLRALNRIHDLYPGHEYQGDINLLNNENDTFENILDIKKENDFIQLRQRVGMIFQKPTPFPMSIFDNVAYGLKLSGLKDKTLLEEKVTNALKGSAIWEEVKDRLKESAMGLSGGQQQRLCIARAVALKPEVLLLDEPTSALDPISTGAIEELVSELKKDISIVIVTHNMQQASRLSDYTAFMYIGKLIEYNKTDKIFLNPQEKLTEDYVTGRFG encoded by the coding sequence ATGGCAAAAGAATTGATTATGAATATCAAAGATTTTTCGTTTCGTTATGCAGGTGCAGAAAAAGCCTCATTGATGTCGATAAATCTGCCCATTCATAAGAACAAAGTAACCGCACTCATTGGACCGAGTGGTTGTGGTAAATCAACACTTCTCAGAGCGCTTAACCGTATTCATGATCTCTACCCTGGACATGAATACCAAGGTGACATTAATCTATTGAATAATGAGAATGATACATTTGAAAACATTTTGGATATCAAAAAAGAGAATGATTTTATTCAACTGCGCCAAAGAGTAGGGATGATTTTTCAAAAGCCAACGCCTTTTCCGATGAGTATCTTTGATAATGTTGCTTATGGATTGAAACTATCGGGATTAAAGGATAAAACACTACTTGAAGAGAAAGTTACTAATGCACTCAAAGGCTCAGCCATTTGGGAGGAAGTCAAAGATAGACTCAAAGAGAGTGCCATGGGCTTGAGTGGGGGACAACAACAACGCTTGTGTATCGCAAGAGCCGTGGCACTTAAGCCAGAAGTCTTACTCTTAGATGAGCCAACGAGCGCGCTTGATCCTATCTCTACCGGGGCGATTGAGGAGTTGGTCTCAGAGTTAAAAAAAGATATTTCGATTGTTATTGTGACGCACAATATGCAACAAGCCAGTCGATTGAGTGATTATACGGCTTTTATGTACATTGGGAAGTTAATTGAGTATAATAAAACCGATAAAATTTTTCTCAATCCTCAAGAAAAGTTGACAGAAGATTACGTGACAGGAAGGTTTGGATAA
- the pstA gene encoding phosphate ABC transporter permease PstA codes for MKRLMINKIALLLSILSAITGLAFLAWILITLFLKGVNSLHFSLFLHDLVDGGLKNLIFGQFLMATIATVIGVPLGLMAGIYLREYGQGRYANIIRDLSDIMMSAPSIIIGSFVFVIVVVPFGSINGWAGAIALTIMLIPIVVSTTDNMLSLVPKELREAGIALGGGKHQVILDIVLKAAKVGLMTGILLGFARIIGETAPLLFTSGTNSFWTTDLSNAFPSLSVSIYNLANFPTDKARDLAWAASFILTMIVLFINIVGRFFTREKG; via the coding sequence ATGAAACGCTTGATGATTAATAAAATCGCTTTATTGCTTTCGATTTTATCAGCGATTACGGGGTTAGCCTTTTTAGCATGGATTCTCATCACCTTATTTTTAAAAGGGGTGAATTCGCTTCATTTTTCATTGTTTCTGCATGACCTTGTGGATGGTGGATTGAAAAATCTCATCTTTGGACAATTTTTAATGGCGACAATTGCGACCGTGATTGGCGTACCTTTGGGATTGATGGCAGGGATTTATTTGCGTGAGTATGGACAGGGAAGGTATGCTAATATCATTAGAGATTTAAGCGATATCATGATGAGTGCGCCTTCTATTATTATTGGTTCTTTTGTTTTTGTGATTGTGGTCGTCCCTTTTGGCAGTATCAACGGTTGGGCTGGTGCGATTGCTTTGACTATTATGTTGATTCCCATCGTGGTGAGTACGACTGATAATATGCTCTCATTAGTGCCAAAAGAGCTCAGAGAAGCTGGCATTGCACTCGGTGGTGGAAAACATCAAGTGATTTTAGATATTGTTTTAAAAGCCGCAAAGGTTGGTTTGATGACCGGTATTTTGCTGGGATTTGCCAGAATTATCGGTGAAACCGCGCCCCTTCTTTTTACTTCCGGTACCAACAGTTTTTGGACAACAGATCTTAGCAATGCCTTTCCTTCTTTAAGTGTGAGTATCTATAATCTTGCAAATTTTCCGACAGATAAAGCAAGAGATTTAGCATGGGCGGCATCATTTATTTTGACGATGATTGTGTTGTTTATTAATATTGTCGGCAGATTTTTTACAAGAGAAAAAGGATAA
- the pstC gene encoding phosphate ABC transporter permease subunit PstC has product MSATLILVLLVSIFVMLFISAKPAMQAYGWHFLVDSSWGKTVEVTSSKPVMQPIATSPDNSDADSNLFADEETPILPISDQSIDPTNQMSPTITKTIYGGFVPIVGTILSTLIAMAFAMPIAMGIAIFLSEIAPKFLIKPVGLAIELLAAIPSIIYGMWGLFYFAPIVQKIFGGYQISILTAGLVLGIMILPFMAAITRDAMNTTPSVLKESAYSLGATKFEVVKDIIFPYAKVGIIGSIILSLGRALGETMAVAFLIGSVFKVPNSLTSPTISIPVVLANNFGEASGDMMSALFYLAFILFVFSFIIIGIAKFYFLRRHR; this is encoded by the coding sequence TTGAGCGCGACCCTTATTTTGGTACTTTTAGTCTCAATTTTTGTGATGTTGTTTATCTCTGCAAAACCTGCGATGCAAGCATATGGCTGGCATTTTTTGGTTGATAGTAGTTGGGGAAAAACGGTTGAGGTAACATCTAGCAAACCAGTGATGCAACCCATCGCAACATCGCCAGATAATAGTGATGCTGATTCTAATCTCTTTGCTGATGAAGAGACTCCCATCTTACCTATCTCAGATCAAAGTATTGACCCTACAAATCAAATGTCTCCTACAATTACAAAGACCATCTATGGCGGTTTTGTTCCGATTGTAGGAACGATTCTCTCAACGCTTATTGCGATGGCGTTTGCGATGCCGATTGCTATGGGTATAGCAATATTTTTATCTGAAATAGCACCGAAATTTCTCATCAAACCTGTGGGCTTAGCGATTGAATTGCTTGCAGCCATTCCTAGTATTATCTATGGAATGTGGGGACTTTTTTATTTTGCGCCTATTGTACAAAAAATATTTGGTGGCTATCAAATCTCCATCTTGACAGCGGGTTTGGTGCTGGGGATCATGATACTTCCTTTTATGGCCGCAATCACTAGAGATGCGATGAATACGACGCCTAGTGTCTTAAAAGAGTCAGCGTACTCTTTGGGTGCTACCAAATTTGAAGTGGTCAAAGATATTATTTTTCCGTACGCAAAAGTTGGCATCATTGGCTCAATTATTCTCTCTCTCGGTCGTGCCTTGGGTGAGACGATGGCAGTAGCCTTTTTGATAGGGAGTGTTTTTAAGGTACCAAATTCACTAACAAGTCCTACCATATCGATTCCGGTTGTTTTAGCTAACAACTTTGGTGAAGCGAGTGGGGATATGATGAGTGCGCTTTTTTATCTTGCATTTATTTTGTTTGTGTTTAGTTTCATCATTATCGGTATTGCTAAATTTTATTTTTTAAGGAGACACAGATGA